The window AACTCTAACTAGGGAACAAAAATGGTCTCCAGGGATGTGACGGAGAGAGGTCTACTTGAGCAAAATCCTAGAATTCAaaattgttgtggtttaacctggcaggcagctaaaacaaccacacagccgttcgctcacaccccccgcccctgcccagtgggatgggggtgagaattggaaaaaaaaaaggtaaaactcatgggttgagataaagacagtttaatatgacagaaaagaaaggcaataataataataatgataaaagaatacacaaaacaagtgatgcacagcacaattgctcaccacccacagaccgccaatgcccagctagttcccgagctgcGGTTGCatccctggccagcttcccccaagttatatatggaacatgacatcatatggtatgggatatcctATTGGCCagtttgagtcagctgtcctggccgtgttctctcccagcttcttgtgcacccccagcctcctcactggcagggcagcatgttgaaaagtccttgacttggtgtaaaattaactctatcctagccaaaatcaggacaaaaatgaacggtctttcagaaaaagactactgaaaacaagaaatgttAGAGAGGGCAGTAGAGGGTACAGTGGAACAGGCTAGCCCTCTGCAGGCTTCAACCCTGCCCATCTCCATGGAGCAAACAAGGAGttcactgcttaaaaaaaaaaagcctcactgATGAAAGTAGTCTTTTTGCACCCTCTTAGATTGTACTACTCATAGTTTGATTGGCTGCTTGCTTTATCTTTTTGAAGTGATACCAGTACTGAAGCTTTTTCCCAAGTTTGAAGAGATTTCAGCTCCACCAGTCTCTGGCCATAATCCAGAATCAAAACCAGTGTACCATCTGGTGATCATTATCTTTAAGCACTGCAAAGAGATGGCTTAGCTagaaagggaaatatttctttccagaCTTTAGAAGATATGTCGCTAGTGCTGTAATTCATCTACTTCACTCAGTATGGCCACCACAGCATGACtctcagaaatgtttaaaagataTGAGCAGTAGGACTGCTGTTTAGTGATCTGTTTTAATTTAGCTTAAATCAGATCCCAGCTgtttaagcaaaacagagctggaaaataTTCTCATGTAATATGGTCTACATTTGATAATCATTTTggtttgctcatttttttaGCCAAAGAAACATGAAGAGGAGGACGGCACTACAGACACTGCAACCTCATCGTCCAACAATCATGAGAAGGACAGTGGGGTGGGACCTACAGATGAAAGTCTGCGCAATGACGAGAGCTCAGAGCAAGAAAATGCAcctgaggagcagaacagcGCTACCCTGCAGAGCAAACGGGAGCTGGGCCACAGCCAAGATACGTTAGGAAGCGTTGAGCTCCAGTGCAATGAAAGCTTTATGTCTGGGGAATACATTGAATCTGATTTCATAGGAAACCCAGAGGAGGAATGTGAAAGGTTTCGGCAGCTGTTGGAACTGAAGTGCAAGATTCGAAACCACGGGGAGTACGACCTGTATTACTCGAGCAGCACAATAGAGTGCAACAGAAGAGAGCAAGATGGAGTGGAGCATGAGCTGCAGCTACTCAATGAGGAACTGAGGAACATTGAACTCGAATGTCAGAACATTATGCAAGCTCACCGGCTCCAAAAGGTGAGGGATCAGTATGGAGACATTTGGGCTTTACATGACGAAGGGTTCAGGAATTATAACACCAGCATAGATGTACAAAGAGGCAAACTGGATGACATCATGGAGCACCCTGAGAAGTCTGACAAGGACAGCTCCAGCGCCTACAACACAGCCGAAAGTTGCAGGAGCACTCCACTGACAGTGGAGCGATCCCCCGATAACTCTCTCCAGAGAATGATTAGCATCACCAACAGGAAAAACCTGAGGAGCACAATCGTGGCTAATCAGTCATCCTCAGGACAAAGCAACAGGGAGACAACCTCAGCCAAAAGCAAACCCACTGAGCAAAACAGTGCTGCTGAGGATGCAGTGCTGGCATCAGAAAGCGGCAAATTCACAGAccaggaaaagcagagcagcGAGCACATTCCCTACCTGTCTCCATATCACAGCTCTTCTTACAGGTACGGGAATATACCTGCTCATGCAAAGCATTATCAAAGTTATATGCAACTGATCCAGCAGAAGTCTGCTGTGGAGTACGCCCAAAGCCAGCTCAGCCTGGTGAGCATGTGCAAAGACTCGCAGAAGTGTGCGGAGCCCAAGATGGAATGGAAAGTGAAAATAAGGAGTGATGGGACGAGGTACATCACAAAGAGACCAGTTCGAGACAGAATCCTGAAGGAACGTgccttaaaaattaaagaagagAGGAGCGGGATGACGACAGACGATGATACGATGAGTGAGATGAAGATGGGTCGCTACTGGAGCAAAGAAGAGCGGAAGCAGCATTTGGTGCGAGCTAAGGAGCAGAGGAGACGGCGGGAGTTCATGATGAGAAGCAGGCTGGAGTGTCTTAAGGAAAGTCCGCAGAGTGGCAGCGAGGGCAAAAAGGAAATTAACATTATTGAACTGAGCCacaaaaagatgatgaaaaagagaaacaagaaaatcttGGACAACTGGATGACAATCCAAGAACTGATGACACACGGTGCTAAATCTCCAGATGGCACAAGAGTGCACAATGCCTTTTTATCAGTTACTACTGTATGAACGCAACTTCTTTCAGAGAGTATACTACCAGTTTAGGTAGAGTACGATTGCCTCGTTCAATGTggcatttttatatattttgtgaCTGTTTATAGTTTGACCTTTTTTGTAAGCAAAATTACCtggtaatttttcatttgtttttcatataaCGGTACCTTCTTTATCTGGCAGTCTTTCTTTATCCTGCAATATATTCATATTATccatttgtagaaaaaaaaaagaaaaaaagcaaaacaaaaaaaaaagtggagaagCCAATTAATTTCTTAACCTAATACATATCCTGTAAGTTAAGATCTGGATTTATTtctctagttttcttttttctactttagTAACAATACaataccaaaacaaaatgctttataCTGTATCCTTGGCTTAACAAGTTTTAACGTTTTACATCTTAGAGTGCATCTGTTTATAAATCATATGCCACATCCCATCATATAGATAAGAATGACATTTTTCCAACAACACATTGTACAGTACATTTAATCTGTAAATTGCAATTGTATTTGTCCAAGTGAAGTGTAGGTGGGCAATTCTCCTGTGTTATGTAGTGGCATTGGTCATGTAGCTGGGCAGTATGTGATAATTGtgaagatgaaagagaaataaattattgcttatctttaagaaaaaaaaagtcaagagtTCTTTGGTTTAAATTgagcattttcctttaaaagatgAGTCATTTCACCATGCATGATTTTTACAGCATATAGAGATTTCAGGAACATGGGACACAATTCCAAAGACTGGTTTTTATGAattagcttttcattttgcagaacaCATAGGAGTGAGTGGGTCTTCCTGGCTTTTTCTTACCTGCTATTATTAGTTGATTGAATGATTCATTGATGTTACTATGTTTTATGTTGTCAGGTAACTACTGTGGGTCCTTTCCCCAGCTAAGCTTGCTATTTGTTCTGCACATACAAAACATAAACAGAGCACTTTGAGCCAAATCTGGTGCAAGAAAAACTAGCAGTGGCTGTCACTGGTGTTTTCATAGAAGGTCAGTtagttaaggaaaaataaagaatgaaaggCACCTGAATGAGTTAAGGGTTTAACTTTATTGTTAAGAAGCATCCAAGCCTTTTAGAAGAGCTCCagtgggagctggctggggctcGAGAGCAAGGGCAGCTTGCTGTCTGGGTGCCTGATGGATGGAGTAGGGCCTTGTCTCTCCTcgtccctccctgcagcagaggCACCTCAGCTGCCACTGGGGCATCTTCtgacctcctgctgctggcagcccaATGAGTTACAGCAAGCTGAAACCACTAGTCCTGGACAGCCATCGGGGTTGAAGGCTTTGCCTAACAGCCCCATTTTCATTGCCCCTGAGCAATTCCTAACGGATTGACATGCTTTTGATAGCAGGATTAGGTGCTGAAGTCACTTGGCATCAGGCTTTAAAAGATATGCTTAAAGATGCAGAAAGGCGCATTGCGGTATTTCCAAGTTATCCAGTTCTGGAAATCAGTCATTTGTTTCCTAACCACTTTTGGCACTAGTAGGTATTGGCAGTGCTCTCTGCATCTCCAGGCATGTAAGTACTGTAAGAGTGCTGCTCCCTGAGTGCTTAGGAAAATTATGCCACTGACAGTTCACAGTTCGATAATCAGAAAATTCTCCCCACCAGACTCAGGGAAACATCATGCTAAATCCTCACTAAATGTACAGCTATTCATGCGTAATGAAGAATACTTCCACGGTTCCCattaaattagaaaaagtaTGGAAACCAAGGCCAGAAAGGATCACGAGGCGAAACAGTACTGCTTCGAGGGGCCATTACCAGATTGTCCTGCCAGCTGAGCCAGGGACTTGTCTTTGACTAACCTAAGTCACCTGGAAAGGTACACATTCTTCTTCTGGAGACATCAAAGCACAGAGATTTGGCTGTTTCCCTCGTTGCGTTTCAGTGATCACACTTGTAAAAACAAGTCTCGTTCCTAATCAGAGTTCAGCTGCCATCAGCTCCAGATAATGGCTACTGTTATGCCTTTCCCTTAGGCACGGTACTtactattttcttcccattaTTAAATCATGACTCAGAGGTCCTCTCAAATTGTTATGACACCCAAATTCAGAGAACAACCTGaatcttcagaaaatataattatttcgtcactgagaaataaaatcaggaaaacCCATGCCTAATTAGAGAAAAGACCTAACTGGGTGGAGAGGGTGGTGTATATTAAGTAATAGAGAATAATTagagaaataatatttctaGAGAAGATACATTAATAGGCTGTAAATGGAAATGCATCTGAATCTGAGGAACTATCAGGATTTagtaagagaaaagagaagactgagaggtgATACAGGAATACTGCTGGTGTCACACCATGACGTGGTTTCTAGCTCGGCACATGCCTGCCAGAGCCTGGCCACCTTCTACCTACTTCTTTACCTCCTGGAATCGGCACATCCCTGCCCAATCCTTAATCTAGGGTTTTTCCATCAGTCCatggttttctctcttttcttcataACTATGGTTATTAAGTGatgcttcctttcttccctaAGCAGTCTTTGGGAGAAGAAGTGTTGCATTTTGCCCTGATGAAATATCTTGATCATTTTTGCTAGcattgaaaataaacacagaacCTCAGAGCGGGGTGGTGAGGCGGCCTGGGATGGTGATGCAGAGGGGCTGAATGGCAGGCGAGGGTTTTGCTGCCAACTGTTCTCAGCTGGTttctctgcagggcaggacTTGGTGTTGCGCTCCCTTGTCCCAGCAGTTCTTTATCAGTGAAATGCAAGGCTGACATCCCACATGCTGTTTATTCCTGCATatacttttttccaaatgtcataatttttaatgaggaaaatagcattttagCAACAAGGcaaattaaaagagaagaaacaaaatacatttcatgttgtcataaatctttaaaaaaaaaaaagactactcTGTTGTGAgaactattttttcttcatatgaaggaatataaaaataaaaatggtttccAACTGGAACAAGACCAGATCTTGCTTAAGAGCGTTGTTTGCAGTGCTGGGATGAAGACAaaaggcagggaagaggagctACATAGGTGTGTTATCACAGCCACATCACAGCTGGGAAGGAGTTCATGTCCCATTCATCCTTCCCCCAACCCTGGTACCCACCTGAGACCAGTGGGAGGTAATTTTTCCTATGAAGCCAGCAAGATGGCTGTTACCTTGTGTCACTTGACAACTGTATTGCCAGCTGATTTAGGAGCATTGCTCACCATAAGTAAGGTTAAAATCTGTGGGATCCCTGGATCTTCCTCTCCAATGTAAGTATTCGTAAAGGAAAAATGATGTATTTAGTATGATCATGACAATAAACTAAACCTACTTCATCAGGTTattatgtttttcaaaacaaagaaactgaTAATACTATCTGAATTGAACAAGAGCAATCAGACACGGAATCTAATCTGTCCTTGCCCTGTAAAAGGGCTACAAGCATCTCAGAAGAGATGATACAGCAACTTTAGCATTATGCTTTCTGAACTTGTGGGGATTGAATTATTCATTAATATCATGATGcatgactttttcctttttttctgttttaactaATGTTCATTTCCAAACGCCATTTCTTGGTACCAATTATGGAACAGCACCCTTGGTGCATGACATGACTTCTGTGCTAAAATACTTCCTGACTCAAGGCTGGAATTACTCcaggttttgttttacttgggTTCTTAACCTTCAAGCTGCTAATCACAAACATGTATGTGCTAAGTGCTCTATTAATATCCATTTTATGGGCCTACTGCTTTTTCAGAGCATTAAACACTCTTGAGGAGCCATGCTAAAATGGATGTGATGGGGAGTTTggctaaaacaaaacagaggagCTGTCATAAACCTGGTGGTGTTACTCTCTGAGAGAGGCTGGTCGGCTCATGCctgctggaggaaaaaggaTACAGCAGAGGAATCATGAgcaggcttttttctttaaatgtctttgcTCTGAAGcatgtttctttgtttaaagaAGAGCATTCTCCTTGGATGGCTATTGCTGCATTTGTGAGATTAAGCACTTCACTTTTAGTTACAGACAGCTACATAACGTATAGATTTTGCCTGGATTTTCAGACGTCATTATTGTAGCCCTAATGTCAACTCCTACATGGACAGCTGACTGGCTTTGGTTGGCACCTCTGAGATGAGGCACCACCTGGGGATTTGGGATGCACGTGGCAAGGCAGCCAGGTCAAGTACAGTCCGTGAGCCTTTCTTGGGAGCAAGCAGGTTCCTGTCCTGCTGGGGAAAGGGTCCAGGTCTTGCCATGAGAGCCTTCagggcatggagctgttggagcgagtccagagaagggccatgaagatgatcaaagggttggagcacctctcctatgaagacaggctgagagagttgaggtagttcagcctagagaagagaaggctctggggagaccttgtagcagccttccagtacctaaagtgggcctacaagaaatctggagagggactgtttacaagggcatgtttTTATAAGACAAGACataattctttactgttagagtggtgaggcactggaacaggttgcccagagaggttgtggaggccccatccctggaagtgttcaaggccaggttggatggggctttgggcaacctgatctagtggagggcgtccctgcccatggcaggggggttggaactagatggtctttgaggttccttccaacccaaaccattctatgattctatgattttctgaacttgaatggaaataaatattggAGAGGGGATTTCActaaaagaagcattttttttttctcacagatCAGCTTATCAACACAAAAGGAAACCTTTCTCTGACTGTAACTGTAGGTTTCCATCTCTAGCCAATTTTAGGTGATTTGGTTCATTTGGTACATTTCCTATGCCTCTTGAAGCTAATTCTGTTGAAGTGCTGCAAATGTCTTTGATGATGCCTGTGTACAGAGTGCATTTTTAAGccttggagaaaaggaagatcttttaaaacatgttcCCCTGTTTGCGTGACACATAGTAACATACAAAATGCATATTAACCCAAATGCTTTTATAATGAGGAGACTTGCTACAAACAGTAAATTGTGTTAATCTATGGATGTATACACAAAGGAACATTTCactttctgttgcattttaagGACCTTCATTGCCTAAAACTCAATTTGAGAAGTAAGACATTGGTTCTACTCtcttatatattttaaacaattcaATCCCTAATTTTTCTGCTCTTAGACTGATGCTAAAGCAGATTAGGAAAGTCTGTTTTGGCCTAGGAACAAAACAGTAAGCTTCAAATATTGCAACAATGTCTATGTCTGTCATTTATTGAGATTGGATTTTGCTCATCAAACCTCATAGCTTTAATTCTTCGTCTTACTTCACTTGGAAACATCTGCACTGCAATAAGTATTGGACATACTGTAGTGTTGTTCTTCTAATACATTCCTGAAAGTGTTTAACTTACCACTAAGTGCTAGGAGCAAATCAAAGCTGATGTCTGGCTCCAGTGACAAAAAACTGAGAGCACAGAGAATTTTAAGTATGAATAGAATATAGGAAACTCTCATCTTGACAGTGGATAAGaagccaaaagaagaaaattaaaattgcatgATGAAAGATGAAAAGGTTGAAGTCACTGTTTTGACTACTGGACCTTgcaggaaagaatgaaatagAAAGTTAAGCGGGCAAATATCACATAAAATTTACCACagatcaaaatattatttttttttgcacttcaAAGGCAACCCTCTTATTATTAGGTTATTTAACCCCACTGGCAATCTCTgcaatgcataaatatttttgatggCATGCAAAGTGTCTTCTTAATGGTGTATAGACACTATATAGTGAGCAGGTTGAACAGTATAAATATTCATGTCAGCAAAGATGCTGTCAAATTCCTGACTTGACATGatatcaaaaattaaaattaaaaaaggatattctgttttctcacctcctttttctccccaagtTTGGCACCTGGCTGTATGGTCAGGGTAAAGAAATGCCTCTGGAAGATTGTATTTTGGTTCAGGTACAGGGAATTCAAATGAAAGCTCCTCAAACTCGACAGTTTAATTTACTTCTCTTAAGCTCTTTAATACCAAACTTATCAGTTCTCTCTGTTAGGCATTAACTTGTTAAATGAGTCTTAATTATACATAAGCAGATGGagatttgaattaaaattacCTTACACTCGAGTGGCTTTAGTTCATTATAACATATCTTCCTCTTAATCATTTAGGCAGTCTCATCATCTTTCATATAGAAAGTTATTAAAGTATTCCAATTTCCATATTTCTTCAGATACATCCAATATTAAATGGCACATAATACACATTAGTTGGTGACTTATACCATGCAATAGTTAGTGAATTATTCATGTCAGTAAcaatttttatacttttatgtCATCtgtatcattttattttaaagggttTATATTTACAGAATATCTCATATTTTACCTCATCTCAGTTTTCAGTGCAAGGTTGAACGCCTCACCAATTTTGCTGGTTGAAAAGGAGTAACGTCCACTCTAGTTTTTCACTCCCATTAACTGAGGAATGGAAATGGATCCAAAGGGGCTCCCACTCCCAAACAAGTGGATGTTTACTGGGAGCCTTGGAAAGATTTGAGAAAGACATAAAATTGCTAAAACAattattcttgttttattttgctttagcaTTATCATAATTTCTGGATTCTTCAACGCCAAGGTGCTCCCTGGGATTTCCCTGTCctccaaaattaaaagaaggttTTGCCTAAAGGGagaaaattattgaaaatttTTGCAGAGTTCAGTGGGCAtcatctcacctaactttaTGACCTCTAATCTGCTAGTTAAATTAGTCATCTAGAATAAGAGTTTAAATTAGCTCCAGGAATAGGGAGGAGACACCTCCAAAAGACAGCTGATTTCCCTCTTTAGGAAAGGTGTCCTGTGGGGCACATTTGTCCACCTAATTCAGACTGGGCTCTAGCTTTTACATAGCTTTAGCAGAGACAAAAATGTCTGTCTTAAAGTATCTCAATGCCTTTCAAAAAAGGGATGGACAACAGGTGACTGGGTatgaaaaactctttttttcccctatttttaAAGACTCCTGAATGCATATGCTGAGAGAGTCATGTGTCTCTTTTAGAGAGCACACCGAGTGATTTAATCAAcctctgctatgtacctcctGGGTAAAATCAAGAAAGAGTTGGACAAAAAGTGGTATTTTAGTTCCAGTAAGCAATTTACAGCTATTCACAAAGGAAAGACCAGTGGgacttttcaaagacaaaagcaTCCAATATTCCCTGCTAAAGGCAGCAGACTATTCTCAGCATCCCTTTAGCTAATATATTAGCCAGGTACCTTCAGTGTGAAATAATGCGCCTATAAGACAGAAATGACTGTGTTAGTTGGATGATGGAGAATGACAGCTCAGCCAAAAGGCTGAGTCTGCTCTGGCAAATGCTGCAAAGGCACAGGTCTATGAGAGGCTTTTGCAGAAGTAAGGTACTGCCATTTACATGAGCATCTCTAGAAGGAAGAGATGAACCTCACCAAGACACTTGGGCTACACGGCCATTTCACTCCCCAGCTCCTCCGGAAGCCTTGGTGCACTTTAGGATGTGGATTAAACATGGTTGGTCTCAatgaatttcagttttgcttcctTGAGAAAGAGAAGGTGCTGCTGCTTGACTTGCGGGGGGGGGTTATGAGAAAAACCACCAAAGCCTGTGAGGCCCTGCAGAGTTGGTCATCTTGTCTAAGGGCAATCTGTGAATTCAGTGTGAGGAGTTCCCTGCACTTGTAATTAAAAACTGCAGAGCCTACCTTGAATATAGAGCTTATTTGAGTTTTCTGGGTTTTAGTTCACATCCCCACAAGAACTCTAAGGATTAGGAGCATAAAGGTGAGCAGAAAAGCTCAAATGGGTTGTGAACTTAAATGCTCCTCCACTGAGATGTAAGTGCTGAAATAGCTGAAAGTGACCTGTAGTCCTCATTACCAAATCATCTGGTAGGAGCCTGTCATCTCCTCTTGAggcttttcagaaaattttatgaaaaaaggaactggaaaatTGCAAAAGGGCTGGGTTTCTCCTGAAGagcagtgtgtgtgtgaatatgTGTATGCGCATGCTTGGGGTGGGAGTGTAATCTCAGGAAGAAGGCGTTACAGAGGCCACATGAAgcagtttctgtttttctgcttatCCGCCAAAGACCAGGCCAAGAATGCACTAAATCTTAGGGCACCGTGGTCTGCACATGTGCTTTCTCCAGGAAAAAGCCATAAAACTATAAACCCCTTCACAAAGTGTGCCTGGGTGTCTGGTTGCTGACACTCACCACATGCCCCTAAAGAGTTCATGCATTGTACAGGTTGGCTACACATCTGAAGGTCTGGAAGAAGGTGTCTTTAAGCTAGGGTGTATCTTTGAAATCATTAATGCCTCTGGTagctggtgctgcagggccGTGTTTTCTCGAAGACTCCTTCTGTATGAATGCAAAAGTTTGTGTTCAAATATCATGTCCAACAAGCAAAGGGAGTAATCTCTGATCCAGCCAATTTAGGAAACTTAAGATAGGTCCCTGTTTTACAGTGTGGCCAAAAAGCTGTTTCCCATGTTACTTTGTATAATGCATAGCTAGTCTCGATTATTTATGTCCATGCTGTACACAGTGATATGCATGTGTGCTACTACGATTTTTGGGGACATCCTTCAGGTTGATAGCACCCATGAAAGGGCCTTgcaaggagctgctctgtggtggGACACAAGTTTTTGAGAGCCGTGAGGCAGAAGGAATTTCATCCTGCCTTCAGTACAATGCCACAGCGCAGGGCTGTTCAGTTGTGAACATGGCAATGAAACAGAATTGAAGCACAAAACTCCTTATGAACATGGCCTAAGAGTTTTTGATGTGTGGCAACCATGCATAAAGGAAAAGGTCTCCATGAACTGCTGAGGTCAGGGCATGAGGGGTAAGAAGGAAATACCTGGATGTGGaggagcagtggatgttgtgATGGCCTTTCTCCCTCACAGTGATGCTGAAGAATAAACATGGCACGGTGTCTTGCAACTGGAGGATGGAAAAAGTAATTCTAGCACTTACGCATGAAGAAGGTGATTTTTTGTATCCTCTGCCACAAACTTGGCCTGCAGAGTTTGATATGAAAATGCCAGGTTACGGGAGCTTGTACCTGTACAGAAGCAGCACTGCTATCATCATGAGGCTACCCCTGCACAGACTCATAACCACCTTGGCTCCTCACCATGCTATAGTGGGATCTATTGTAACTGCAGTGCAGTCTTCCGTCCGCTGGTGAGAAAACGCTTTTCGTGATAGCAAAATGCTGCACATTGAAGTCCCTGTGACACTTGCACTGAGGAGATGATAGTTAATTTATATAGGATATTCTGTGCCTGGTGAATGTTGTGGACTTTGTTAGGCACAGTAACATATGGATTAACTTGATTCAGTTCAAATCTAACACTCTGGGacctgatagttttggggtgccAGCTGTCACTCTGGCTGTGCAAATCACTGTTTTTTTGACAAAATGGCTGCCTGCTACATGAATCCAAACCTGTGCTTAAACAAGTACAGGGGGTTTTTTACCTTCTTAAATATACTCaaagaaaaaacttaaaaaatagaGTAATCCAACTTTTCAACCactaacagaaaggaaaactgtgaGCTTGTTTGTTGTATATGGTGTAGAAAATATTGGTTTCTAGACTAATGTATGGTCTAGAAAGATCAAAGATAAACAAAGCCCATCACATATCCTATAGACACACGATCTTTATGGCCATTGGCAAAAATATTATCCAAGGCAAAATGTATGATGCAAGTTTTAATTGGGACACTCTGAGCTTCTTTAACCCAAACTCATGTACAATATGGGGAGGGATgggtttgtatttatttatactcACCCTGATGGGTGAGACATCAAGGACGCAATATTGCAGGAAAGAGGTGGCAGCCCAGGTCAACGTGAGGCTGCCCTCATAGCaggagaatattttctttggcCCATTGATAGCTCAGCAGAACAATGGACAAAGGTCCCCTGTCTTTGCAGAGGAAGACCAATGAAGCTGGCTGCACATTTTTTGTCATCCAGTCATACACCTACATGGGTGCATGGACCTGTATAGGTCCAGTAGATTGGGACTTGGTATAGCAGCATAGTCAGGatttgggcagggagagctcaaCTAGATTTGTGACTCTGAGAATACAGTGATAGGAGCCATATAATTTCCTTagacatattttttcccctattccCTGTTTACCTGCTTCATTCATGACCTGGCCAACATGGaagagtgcaccctcagcaagtttaaaatgatacaaaactgggtgGAATGGTTGACACAAAAGCTGGTTGTGCTGTCATTCAAAGGGATGTggccaggctggagaagtgTGTCAACAGGCATCTCCTGAAGGTCTACAAAGAGAAATGtcaagtcctgcacctgggaaggaatAGCCCCTTGCACCAGTGTACGCTGGGAGCCACTTGGGTAGAAGACAGCTTTGCTGAAAAGCATCTGGGTGTCCAAATGGACACCATATGCCAGCAACTTGCCCTGACAAAAACAGTGgagagtgctgtgtccagtccTGGGCTCCCCCACATAAGACAGACATAGACACACTGGACTGGGTCAAGTGAAGGGCCCCAAGCCCCAAAAATGCTTAAGGGACCGGAGTACCTGTCGtaagaggagaggctgagacagCTGTGGCAATTCAGcctgggaagagaaggctcagggggatctaATCaatatgtgtataaatacctgatggagGGAGTAAAGAAGATAGATCTGAACCCCTCTCAGTGGTGCTCAGCAACAGCATAAGGGTCAGTGGAGACAAACTGAAATATGGGAAACCctgtttaaacagaagaaaaagctttttatgaTGGACatg of the Grus americana isolate bGruAme1 chromosome 1, bGruAme1.mat, whole genome shotgun sequence genome contains:
- the PDZRN4 gene encoding PDZ domain-containing RING finger protein 4 isoform X2; protein product: MGCNLCTFQKREEHYKLLYEVSQVNGKDLSKATHEEAVEAFRNAKEPIVVQVLRRAPISKAHGSSQDFRLVDASTQTDITFEHIMALAKLRPSTPPVPDICPFLLSDSCHSLHPVEHEFYEGNEYLSSLPADADRAEDFEYEEVELCRVSSQEKLGLTVCYRTDDEEDTGIYVSEVDPNSIAARDGRIREGDRILQINGQDVQNREEAVALLSSEECKKIVLLVARPEMQLEEGWLDDERNEFLEELNLEMLEEQHNEAMQYTANEVEQPKKHEEEDGTTDTATSSSNNHEKDSGVGPTDESLRNDESSEQENAPEEQNSATLQSKRELGHSQDTLGSVELQCNESFMSGEYIESDFIGNPEEECERFRQLLELKCKIRNHGEYDLYYSSSTIECNRREQDGVEHELQLLNEELRNIELECQNIMQAHRLQKVRDQYGDIWALHDEGFRNYNTSIDVQRGKLDDIMEHPEKSDKDSSSAYNTAESCRSTPLTVERSPDNSLQRMISITNRKNLRSTIVANQSSSGQSNRETTSAKSKPTEQNSAAEDAVLASESGKFTDQEKQSSEHIPYLSPYHSSSYRYGNIPAHAKHYQSYMQLIQQKSAVEYAQSQLSLVSMCKDSQKCAEPKMEWKVKIRSDGTRYITKRPVRDRILKERALKIKEERSGMTTDDDTMSEMKMGRYWSKEERKQHLVRAKEQRRRREFMMRSRLECLKESPQSGSEGKKEINIIELSHKKMMKKRNKKILDNWMTIQELMTHGAKSPDGTRVHNAFLSVTTV